CTCCCTCCAGTTGCAGGTCTCCGACGAGATCCTCGCAGAACGCCGCGAAAAGCTCCTGGTCAACGGCGGCTTCAAGCCCAAGAACAGGGACCGCCAGGTCTCACCGGCCTTGCGGGCCTATGCAGCCATGGCGCTTTCGGCAGACAAGGGAGCCGTCCGCGACGTCTCGCTGATCGAGAACCTCTAGCCGCCGTGGCGTAGCCGCGCCTCACCTTCGGCGTAGATGTCGAGCAGCCCGCGGGCGTGCTCTCCGGCGTTGCCTTCCTGGGCAAGGGCGGAGCGCATGCCCTCCAGCTTCTGTTCTCCTGCCGGGAAGGGTGGCAGGAGCGGAATGTTGGGGTCGGTGATGACCTCCAGTACCGCCGGACGATCGGCGTTCAGTACCTCATCCCAGGCCGCTCCCAGTTTCTGCGGGTCATCAACGCGCACGCCTTTGAGGCCAAGCAGTTCCGCGTAGCCTGCGTAGGGGAAGTCCGGGATTTCCTGGCTCGCTGTGAAGCGCGGCTCGGCCTCCGTTTCGCGTTGTTCCCAGGACACCTCGGCGAGGTCGCGGTTGTTGAACACACACACCACGAACCGGGGGTCGGTCCAGTCCCGCCAACGGTGCGCCACGGTTACCAGCTCGGCGATGCCCAGCATTTGCATGCCGCCATCCCCGGCCAGCGCAACAACCGGACGCCCGGGGTGGGCGAGCTTCGCCGCCAGCCCGTAGGGAATCGCGCAACCCATGCTCGCCAGTGTGCCTGAAAGATGCGTCGGGACTCCCTCCGGGAGGATCAACTGGCGGGCGTACCAGTAAACGCAACTGCCGACGTCGATACTCACCTGGGCGTCGGCGGGCAGCCTGCCGTTGAGTTCCCGCACCACCCTCTCCGGGTTGACCGGTTCGGCGGGGATGGCGGCCCGTTCCGCGGAGAGCTCACGCCACGCGCGGACCTGCTGTTCGACGTCGGAACGCCAAGTGTGGCGGGATGGCTGGTCCTTCGCACTGAGCCGCTGGCTGAGGTCGCGGAGTGTTCCGGCGGCGTCGCCCACCAGTCCGACGTCCACCGGATAGCGGTTGGCGATTTTTCGGCCATCGATGTCGATCTGTACTGCTTTGGCTGTTCCCGGTTTGGGGTAGAACTCCGTCCAGGGAGCGTTGGAGCCGATGATCAGCAGGGTGTCGCAGTTTTCCAGTAGGTACGCGCTGGCTGTCGTGCCGAGGTGGCCCATGGTTCCTGTGTTGAAGGGCAGTGTCTCGTCGATCCAGGGCTTGCCCAACAGGCTGGTGGTGATGCCGGCGCCAAGCTGTTCCGCCAGGGCGATGACCTCTGCTTGCGCTCCGCGGGCTCCTTGGCCGACGAAGAGCGCGATCCGTTCGCCCGCGGAGAGGAGATCTACCGCCTGGTCCAGTTCTTCGGCGCGGGGCATGACCTCGGCGGGATGCCATACAGG
This Paenarthrobacter sp. GOM3 DNA region includes the following protein-coding sequences:
- a CDS encoding thiamine pyrophosphate-requiring protein — protein: MTQRTVSDLIVERLQAWGVDRVFGYSGDGINGFMGALRRVEGEIAFVQARHEEAAAFMAVGHGKYTGGVGVVTSTQGPGAVHLLNGLYDAKMDSVPVVAIIGQQSTSVLGSAYMQEIDLLTLFKDVAAQFAQLVSSAEQVPMVIDRAFRTALETKSPCVVIIPHDIQTAEAPALDHEHGIVVTAPVWHPAEVMPRAEELDQAVDLLSAGERIALFVGQGARGAQAEVIALAEQLGAGITTSLLGKPWIDETLPFNTGTMGHLGTTASAYLLENCDTLLIIGSNAPWTEFYPKPGTAKAVQIDIDGRKIANRYPVDVGLVGDAAGTLRDLSQRLSAKDQPSRHTWRSDVEQQVRAWRELSAERAAIPAEPVNPERVVRELNGRLPADAQVSIDVGSCVYWYARQLILPEGVPTHLSGTLASMGCAIPYGLAAKLAHPGRPVVALAGDGGMQMLGIAELVTVAHRWRDWTDPRFVVCVFNNRDLAEVSWEQRETEAEPRFTASQEIPDFPYAGYAELLGLKGVRVDDPQKLGAAWDEVLNADRPAVLEVITDPNIPLLPPFPAGEQKLEGMRSALAQEGNAGEHARGLLDIYAEGEARLRHGG